The window CTGCAGGAATTGATTGCAACAACTGCCATACCTTGGTCCATGTTCCCCAAAATTTGGGCGGTTTTAGAAGCTAATAGTGAGGTGTAACTTATTAAGTAGCCACTAGTGATGAATGAATCCCACAGGTTATTTTGGCTAAATCATGGAGACTTCGGTGAACTCCATAAAATGTATTGAAGTCACTGCAGCAGGAGGAACTGAATTAGTTataagtggattataatggttcaattgtcttttaagtgtcccaaagggctagggaaatgtctgctAGATATGATGATTGTGGCctgaactgtaaggcagcagagctaaccactgcaccagcatgccTCAAACCACAAAAGGTTAAttcattatttggcagatacagaTGATTGTCCTCAAATATTTACATGTATGGTACATACTTaaaatgtacatatactgtacttacatcactatttgcaaaataaaaatctttttggtTTCTACTATACCAAAACATACAGGAGATCAAATAGAAGGGTAGAGGTTTCAAGTGAAAAGTCCCATTTATTTACGTCCCAGGCAAGGAAGGGTTTCAACAAAACTGGCATCAGTGTCTCCTGTTTCTTGGAACTGATGCCATTCTGGTTTATCCAGGATGCTTTATCCTGTATGAAGCACAAGGGGTGGATTAGAAGATGGTAGTTTTTCCAGGGTCACTGTTCTCCCACCAGTGTCTGAAGACAAGACAAGCAGTCATGTAAGTCACTGTGAATCCATTAAATTCATTAAATCCTACCATCGCATCCCTTTAAAATTAGCACATATTAAAGTTGCAACAATTACAACAATCCAAGACACCATTGactaattaaacaataaacttGCAATAAAAGAAAAGGTTTTTTGGGGGGGGAGAAAAACTATCACCCAAAATTTAAAACTTATCATTAAACTGGTCTGACAGACAAGCTGTCTTCACAAGACTAACAACGAAGAGACaatagaaaatgacttattatctGAAAATGTTAGCAGCAGCATGTGGAGGAAGAGACTCATTTCACCGGGGTCACACTAAATTCAGTTTGTTTTGAGAATAAGCTGCTTCTGTTAATATCATCCAATTAAAAGCCTTAAAATAGAACAGTCAGTGTGGCCTGATATTTGCTATTCATGCAAGTGAAACACAAACGTAAGGCACAGCACAaagttaatctttattttatttagcaactCTCGTTAAAGGCATCTTTGCAAATGTTCATATTAACTGGAGTCAGAGTACAgcctgcaaaagtaaaaaaaaaatgtcaaaggtaATTGAAgtaaaaatttttttcaaaagaaataaaacatgtcagacttttttgttcttttcagtgtgtaataaatgtgcatctattttaaacttttacaagcacatttaatctcatgtttcatatactgtaaatgtatgtgGTTAATTGATGCTTAATAGACAGAATGTTGGAGTGGAAGGCAAAGGTGAGTGGGACACAGTTTTAATTGTTGGACCTCCTGGTCGGCTGAATATTACCGGGTTTGCTTCTGCCTTAAACGTGTTAACAATGTGAGAAGAACAGAGCGGCATTAGAAAACCCTTCACATTCCAAGTGTCTCATTTTAGAAGTCAATTCCTCTGCTACAGAGGCGACAGAGTCGGAGGAGCCATAAAAGTGAAAGAAAGGTTTTAATGTGTGTGGGATGGAAAGAGCTGTGTGATTCAGtggattataataaaaaagggcTCTTCATCTGGGTGAGTCAATGAAGAGGCCTATGTCAAGAACATCTATACTTCTCATAACAGATGCAATATTAAGGTAAAAGATATTCCTTTCCAAAtgtttatctgatttttttttattttttaaacattcttttctgTTGTGAAAGTATTTTGAGAGTACCACCAGGATCtaatatgaaactaatgaagcttaagcttcatggTCCCCTAATCCCGAGGAACCCAAGAATCAACATTGCTTAAAAATTTTGGATGTCCACTCTTTGAgaaagcttttttaaaaaatacaatattaataatatagcgtaattcaatacaaaatttaagtttaaataaaaattaaaaggttattaaagttgaaagaaaaataaaatttgtggtGAGTTGTCGTGgaacaaccccattgaagaagataacagtgctTACCAAGAACTTGTTGCTGGTTGCGAAGAGTTCAAAGTTCAGGGCTCCAAAAATGTAGATCCACCACTGGATGCTATTAGTATTTTTAGACCATTGAACTCAAAAGCGAGATGCATGTTAGCACAGTTGTTCATGATGCTGCTCCACAGATCCACAGTTTGAATCCTGCGCCTGCTTGTTCACTGTGTTTAATTTTCATAGTCtacctgtgtctgcatggatttttttctctgggtactttggttcttcctcccacatccatgAAGGCAAACAGGGTAGGTTAGTTGTCAACAGAATATCAGCTCCAGTTTGAGTGCGGGCATGAGTAGGTCCCCATGGAGGGACTGTTACCTGCATTGTGCCCCAGTCTACAAACAGATGTTAATTATCTAAAAGGGAAGACCTGTCCCATGTGATTTTAACCCAACTTGTGCTTCCAAGTAGTTTAGCAAATTAGCAAACAATTGAGAGAAAGTCTTTGATGTTTATAGACTCCCTACTCACAAGGTATTGAATACTGAGTAGTTTACAGACTCTAGATCATTTTTTAACACACCAAAAAAATCCAGCACTGTCGGCTTGACTTCTTCAGGTGTGAGAGCTGATTCTGcactttaattttcattgactAACCAGGAAGCAACTCCTTGTTTAGTCTTTTTGCAAGGTTGTCTGCAAAACATTTGTGAACACATGAGAAGTACAAATGCATGGTCGGAGTTTAGAGGGTGGGCTAGGCACTTTGCACTATGTTATTAAAATAAGGCTCCAGTAAAGGGCACTTTTTCATTAAAGGTTGTTTTTAAGGCCTCTGTTAACATAAACATGTTAATAATCAACAATTATGACAAATAAATCCATCCTATCCTAAGTAACTCTCTATTGCCTATCTTTAAAACAAACATAGAAATGTTCAGTATGACTTCAACTACAGATTAGTTTGCTGTTTCAAGTTAAGCTTAAGAGAAGTcactttcatttataaatatcatattttgtGTAGAGTATATTTTGTTTGGATGGCTGCTCAGTTTATATTTCAAACACCAGATGGAAGGGTCTACCCCAAGAGAATTGGCTACTATATAGGTAAACAcaattgtgttctgttctgtgtattgtattgtatttacccccttttttgacacccactgcacgcctaaagtacctggaaaggggtctctgtttgaattgcctttcccaaggtttcttccatttttttccttaaaagggtttttttgggagtttttccgtatcatcttagagagttaaggttggggggctgtcaaaaggctcaatgcggcactccttgtgagattttgggctatacaaaaataaactgtattgtattgtattgttttgtattgaatGTATTGACAAGATAAAGTTTTTCGTGAATACTTTTATGATGAAAACTTCTAAAACAAGCAGTCAATCATAAGAGCAGTTAGCCTGTTATCTGTGTAGAACATAAAAGAGTCTCTGGAGCCCCTTAGGAAATACTGAAAGAAAAGACGGACCACTCAAGGTTTAAAGAAAGAGTGACCCCAACAATTTGGACCAGAGAGACACTATCCATGTATGAACCTGACTTCTAAGTTAAGGCAAGCAGCCTGGAAGACAAGCACCCTCACCTTTGTTCTCTTCCTCGTACAGATGTTTCCTTTGATATTATTCTTCAGCTTCCATATCTTTATGCAAAGTATTGTTTAAGCTTTCTGATTCtggaatatatatatttaggcTTTACATTCAGACTTTGCTGTTAGTCATTaccatttatttaatgtatactttttattgttactattgtcATTTAATCAATATTGCTTTGCTTTAAATTTCAGGACTTTGTCTGCCCATCTTCTatgattgaagtaataaaataaacatagggCACCTAATATGGGCAGACTAACATTTCATTCCCTCAGGGTCAGCGGCTGAGATAGTATGCTCATTAGTAAGCAGTACAGGAAGGAGTAACACACCATTGATAAGTGGCAATAGCTAAGGTGTATAGCCTCCAGAGTCTAGGGGACCCCCATCTGCTAGTGAATCCTTGTCTGGAGCACTGAGGAGTGATAGACCGCACAGGCATCACTCATATTCTGTGCTTAAgggaatgtgtgtgtgttattatgaGTGAGTATATTAAGATTAGGGTGTACAAGAATAGGCCAACTTATAACAAAGCTAGTAAGCTCTGTGCACCCCACAATAATGCAAGTGTAAAGAAACCTGATGATATTCTATACATGTGAGCCTGCAACCTTGAGAAGATCATTGATGGTATCAACAGCTTCTTGAAGAATGTGGCTGAAATAATGGTGTGGTTCagtgtatgttatatatatgaatagtttatacatttatacagtatattaagtgcAGGAGAGGGTCCTGAGTAGAGTCAAGGATAACTGCCTACCTAGCCAGGAGGTCACAATGGAAGGAGTGCAAGAATGGAGGGGCAACCTGGCCAGGAAGATGCTACGTTTCTATTCAAGTAGGGAGGAACAATTAATAGATGGGCAAGGGACGACTGGATTCTAGGAACAGTTCGTCCCCCAGAACGAGATATGGCAGAGCTCCCAGTTTAGACACCCAAAGGGTTGCCTGAGATTTGTAGTATGAAAGGGCAGCCCTGTCGGTGCCACCATGGGGTACTGCCGGGAGAGGATTTCCCTGTTCTGTGCAACTTTTGTGTAGCCTGTAAATGCTTCCATCAAGCAATGCTGtgtcaccagaagtactcccatgtCCAACATTAAAGGTGGCATCTCACCTCACTTGAGGATTCAGAGTCAGGAGGTAGAGGACAAGGCTTCATTGTTGGAGTTTGGAGGGAGATAATTGGGTTCATATTTTGGAACTGGGGTTGTGATATCTGGTGTTTGGAGGAGCAACATTGCAAAAGGGacttttgtataataaaaatgcattttatttgaatCATTGACTGTGTCTGTGTACTTGTGTCTATAATCTGGGGTTCTGgggtgccccctacaggtcacaatatataaatatactggaACAGCATTACAAACATATCAAACTTTAAACAGCAAAATAATAAGGGTTACAAACTTAATGAACGGATGATGTAATTTtcccattatatacagtataatgtcttGTAGGCATCTTGTCTAGGATTGATTTCTACTCTGCACTGATGTTGACAGAATAGGCTCATACCCcgatgaccctaaattggatcaaAAAACTTTACGAAAATTTTGTAGTTTTGTATTCACGTTTACACTTCCTTTATAGGAAATGAGGTGCTAAACAGACAGAAACCACCACTGGCATCAAAGAGATAACCATTAGTGAACTGCTCATTGGCCATCAGTTATTCcttattggctgggattggctccagcagacccccgtgaccctgtgttcagattcagcgggttggataatggatggatgaagaaaaacTAGTAAGCATTTCATTGTTGACCATAAGAACCTCTCAAtctatttctttttgtaatttaaaataagtttattatAAATGTAGGTGGAACAGCTGACTTCAGGGCACCAGAGTCTGATATTCCCAAGTTGGCACATTCTTCTTATCATTCCATCAGTGTTCGTCAGTGGTTCCTGACTTAAACCAACTTATTACAGTTGAGGATCATTAGGGGCCAAACCAGGCAATAACCCCAGACAGATAGGCTGTTCATCAAAGGGAACACTTGCagagacatacatacattcagtTGGATACAGGAtgaatttagagttgccaactaACATGCCTTTGTAGAATGGGATTCAAACCACTGCTAACACGGAGAGCGTAGGAGTCCCCATAGGAGTCGCCACAGCATATGATCTgtttctatatcttcctgtcatctgcatcttgctctgttacacccaccacctgcatgtcttctctcaccacatccataaacctgctCTTCtagctttcctcttttcctcttgtctggcagaTCCATCCCTACATTCTTCTTCCAATAACTcaagcatctctcctttgcacatgttcATACCAAcataatctcacctctctggctttgtctccttatcctgtccatccttatcacacccaatgcaaatctatacatctttaactctgccacaatgtcatccacaaatatcatagtccacggggactcctatctaatctactcagtcaacctgtccatcaccactgcaaataagaaagggctcagagccgatccttgatgtaattcTACCTCCACATTAAacacatccatcactcctaccacagtgCTCACCACTGTCCCAAATCCCTAGTATATATCGTGTACCACTTTTACTTACTTCTCTGACACTCCTGacgtcctcatacaataccacgaCTCCTCTcaagtcaccctgtcatatgctttgtcTATGTCCACAGAAATACAACCCCTTTTGGCCTTCTATATACTTTTCCATCAATATGCTCaaagcaaatattgcatctgtagtgctctttcccggCATGAAACCGTGCTGTTGTTCGTTAATCATTACCTTCCTTCTTAACCTTCCTTCCAGTACTCTTTCCATAACTTCAGCTGATTAATTGTATCCCTCTGTGGTCACAACAGTTCTGCACAGCACCTTTATTCTTCAAAATTGGTTCAAGTACACTTCTCCAAtcctcaagcatcctctcactttccgaGCCAGCAttgaacaatctggttaaaaactccactgccatctctcctaaacacctccatgtttccacaggcATGTCACCTGGACCAACAGACCTACaattctttatcctcttcatagttctttctttctccttgctaatccatttgcACTTCACATCATTCAaacttctctctcattctcttcattcattaacCCTTCAAAAGTTATTTTTCCATCAGCTCATCAAACTTTCTTCACTTGTCTTCTTCAATTCTTCTTCAGTTTTtatcattatcctttatcaccctaacctgctgctcatcttttcCAGCTCAGTCCTTCTGTCTAACCAATcattacaggtccttttctccctccttagtgtccaacctctcatacaactcatcacacacctttattttagccttcaccacctctctgttcaccttatgccttacctccttgtactcctgtTTACTTTcagcatttctctgactatcccactgcTTCTTGCCAACCTCTTCTTTTAtatactctcttgtacttccCCATTTCACCATCAGATTTCTTTGCCCCCCCCCCTTCCTctatccagatgtcacaccaagcacccttctagctgtctcgcttaccacttctgctgtattatgtattatactaaataacatttttgtattgAAGAATGAATCTAAAGACATTACAAAGTTCCAAAGGACATTTTAAGATGGACACCTTTGGAAGGATtgaaaattattttcacaattgGTACTAAATAAAATCATCTAAATTTATGAAATAAGCAATAATTTTATTTGATATATCAAATACAGTAGTTCTGTTGCTTTTTCACCATTCATGTGATGacattttgtgtgcatttttaacacaattttaaagTGTTCAGCAGAAAATTACTGGTGAAGTGGATAGATGCATTGTTAATAAGTGGTTGCAGAGAATGTTCATAATAACTatgggtgaacacacacagatctGTTGTGTTAATATAGAAAATTTCATTGTGTTGTATAGCACCAGAAAAAAGGAAGTGGAGAGGAGATTGGAAGAATGGTGTAGGGATTTGGAAGATAGAGATTTAAAGATaaataagaagaagacagaatatatgaggtttaatgatgatcaggttTCAGTGGTTAGCCTTCAGGGAAAGAAAGCTACTGAAAATAGAGGATAAATTTAGACATTtataggatcagtggtagcccaagatgaacaactagatgcagagataacctcTAGAGTGCAGTGTGGACAGAACAATTGAAAAGagatatcaggagtattgtgtgatctaAGAATTAAGGCAAATATTAAAAGTAAGGTTTTATAGGCAATGGtaagatgaatgtgtggagttacaaaaaaagagaataagaaatgagacgatCAAAGTCACAGCATAAGTGGGAcaaatatctaagaaagtacaggaaagttgtttgaagtggtatggacatgtaagGTGAAGAGACAATGAATTTGtcggcaaaagagtgatgggaatggaagtacaggagaagtgAAAGCAAGAGAGGCCAAAGCGAAAGcagatgaataaagtaaaagaagatctgaaggaaaagggcttgactagtAATAAGCTGCAGGACCGAGTTGTATGAGAAGGTTGACCAAGCACATTGACTGCAgatagaagtgagaaaagatgaagagaaagaagaagaagaagaagaaggaatccAAGGGCATAAGCAGATCTTCTATTGGATGTTATTTTCTCTACAACAGGGTGGTGACCCAAAGTGTGCTAAGCATTCTCAGAAAGGGAATGACTGAGACAGAGTCATTGTGATGGCTCGATTTAAACTCTAAAGAGGTAGCCTAATAATGAGAATAATGACCGACAGCAGAGAAATATATTTTGGTAATATGCATGAAGTGAAGCAAATGAAAGGTTTCATTTAGTTCACAGATGTGATGCTGATGCAAAGGACTGGATACCATTATGATGTGGTAATGTGAATAATTGGGACAGTGTCTCTACACGGTGAGTGACCTGATGACACAAATAGCACTATGGCACACTGAGTCatttgatataaatatatatttattattacaatatatattgtaatttgTCCATCCATGTATTGTAGCTACTCTCAAATTCTgctaatccagttcagtgtcacaAGGGATGGAATGCAGCTCACTCATACTGGAGTAATACAGAACAACCAATCAAACTTGCATATCCTTGGGACATTGGAGGAAAACTCAGGCAGGCAATGGGAATGATGCACATTGATGGAACCAGGATCTTCCAGGACTGTAGAGATGTGAGGGTTGACTGCTAAATACTTTGTAAGtaatttgtttcaaatccatATTTCTCGACTTTTTTCTCTGTTACCACTAATCATTGTAATAAGCTGATACACCGATTAATGTTTCCATAAGGCCAGTGATAGAGCAAAGGGAGCAGAGGGATGACAATGAGTGGACACAGGTAGTGGGCTCGCAGTGTGGGAGAATGCCGATTCAGTAAGCAAACAAAGAGTGGCATGATGAGCAGGAAGAAAGGCATGCTAGTGTATTTGTGTGCACCTGATAAAACTGCTGATCTCTCTCCCTTAAACGCTTCATCTGCCTGCTACAAGCACAGAAACATCCAGAGGTATCGGTGCTGCTTTGGTCACATTGTGTATTTTTTAGAACAAAGACAGGCTCCGGTCACAGCTGTACTCCACTCAGACCTACCCACAATATAAATAGCAGGCTGCTGGGTCTGACAGCTACTCCAAAAATGAATGCCAGGATATTACTGCTGCTTCCTCTCTGTGTGGGTGTTGCACACACCTTCACACCAAGGCGACACCATCAAAACAAGGTGTTACAGCTAGGTAAGGTTTAAGAAGAGGTATCTgtccatgcaaaaaaaaaaaaaaccagaatggCAGGCCATGGGGGAATGAGCCTCAAATTGTCTAACAGCTGAAACACCAACAGAATTTCAGGACGAGCCTTAAATGCAGGTATAGTCAGCTGTATTCAAAGTGAGCCTAGCAGACTTTAGGGCAGGATTGACCCCAGCTTTGAAATTCAGACAGGTTAACTCATGGAAAATTGGAAACCATGGACTGATTCAGTCAAGGTTATAACATTAATATGAAACCAAAATCATCATACACATTCATCTTAAGTTGTAGGGGATGAGTAATAATTTTGATTCGAAAATCTAAGATGAAAGTTCAGTAAGTGAGTCTGATGTCCGCAATGTGGATGCCACCAAAAAGCAGTATGCTGGTGGAGATGCcttgtaaataaaactgaaaatatccaGAGCCATCAAATGTTTGGACATTCTCCCACTGATTTCATCCTGCTTTGTTGTTACTTAACAAGACTTTAATGTTGTCTCTGTTTACAGACTGGCCACGGGACTGTGGGATTTCACACTACATGCCAAACACGGCTGAGCGGATCGTCTCAGGTAACGAAGCAAAGCCACATTCATGGCCATGGCAAGTTTCACTACAGGTAACAAGTCCAAAGGTCTGGAGATGACTCTGGAGGAAGGTGTACAGAAATGGAAGTAGTAAATCAGTTCTCTTTCTGACAGACGTCACAAGCCTCCCAATTCTCTTGTAGGTTCGACCCAGGGGCAGTAAAaactatgtgcatgtgtgtggagGCACTTTGATCCACAAGAACTGGGTGATGACTGCTGCTCATTGTTTCCAGAAGTAAGAGCTGGCCTTGTAAAGGTGCATGTGAGTGACAATGTAGGCATTACTGTAAGATATAGGAGAGAAATTGGggttaattatataaataaagaagcCAGTACACCAAATTTTTACTGCAGTTCCCCCAAAACTAGATAaccagattagaaaatggatggttggaaggATCACTTAAGATCTATTGTCACATACAGGTAATATATTAGCATCTGTTTAAAAAACTAGGGAGAATTTAAACCTGGACAGTATGTCAGTTACAGAAAATATCTATTTCCAAACCATCTGAGCAATGTAACTACTCTGTATGTAATATAATGTAGTGCTTTGGAGACTAATTCTGTGTTTTCTATATCAAGGGGCAAAGCAGAAGAACCATCCAGCTGGCGCATTGTTCTAGGAAAGCATCGCCTCCGGGACACAGAGGCAGCCGAGCGCACGGTCGGAGTGCGGCGCATCTACCAACATGAACGTTTTCGCTACCCGGCCCACGACGAGCTGAACTATGACATTGCTCTAGTGAAGGCATCCAGTGACATCATGGCAAGCAATTTTATCCGCTATGCCTGTCTACCACACAGGGGCAGCATCCTGAAGTCTGGGCACTCCTGTTGGGTGACTGGCTGGGGCGACACAAGAGGTAATAAGGATGATGTGGTGATCAGTGCCAAGGTTAGCCTGACTGTACTGTTGCAGGAGAATTTGAAACTTAAAAGATGTGGGCAACAGTTAAAAGACCAGAGGGGGAACCAagtgggaaaaaataaacaatcattatttaataGAGTGCTAAACACTATCCTAAGGCAAATTACAAGAACAGATCCAgcaaatatctacatatattttGCTGTGAATTGGGATTCTATTCTATTTAGACCCCATTTgaactgttaatatttattaactttattcatttttaacattattctgTTTGAATTTTCACTGCCATTTGTTTATCATTTCTGACTAAtcgtgccaccattttgtggctcACTGTTGTTGGCAATGGTACTCCATTGCTATCTTCTGACTACATAAAGTGGTGCTGTATGATGTCATAGTACC of the Erpetoichthys calabaricus chromosome 2, fErpCal1.3, whole genome shotgun sequence genome contains:
- the zgc:112285 gene encoding chymotrypsin-like elastase family member 2A is translated as MLSLFTDWPRDCGISHYMPNTAERIVSGNEAKPHSWPWQVSLQVRPRGSKNYVHVCGGTLIHKNWVMTAAHCFQKGKAEEPSSWRIVLGKHRLRDTEAAERTVGVRRIYQHERFRYPAHDELNYDIALVKASSDIMASNFIRYACLPHRGSILKSGHSCWVTGWGDTRGGKENVSLAETLNQARLPIIDFNTCRQKKFWGDRMRDSMICAGFQDTEGPPAACQGDSGGPLLCQLAQERWEVHGVVSFGPIGCTVENKPSVFTKTSSYLNWIEATRIRDFFMH